Proteins encoded in a region of the Sphingomonas sp. OV641 genome:
- the recA gene encoding recombinase RecA, protein MAANLKVIPNNMASANSDRQKALDAALAQIDRAFGKGSAMKLGQKEAMKVEVVSTGSLGLDIALGVGGLPRGRIVEIFGPESSGKTTLALHAIAEAQKAGGMAAFVDAEHALDPSYAKKLGVDIDELIVSQPDTGEQALEIVDTLVRSNAIDVLVVDSVAALVPRAEIEGEMGDSHVGLQARLMSQALRKLTGTISRSRCLVIFINQIRMKIGVMYGSPETTTGGNALKFYASVRLDVRRTGSIKDRDEATGNQTRVKVVKNKVAPPFKQVEFDIMFGEGISKLGEVIDLGVKAGLVEKSGSWFSYDSIRIGQGRENAKNYLRENKEVAERLERSIRMRQEGLSEELMAGPSEDDDI, encoded by the coding sequence ATGGCCGCCAATCTGAAGGTGATCCCGAACAACATGGCAAGCGCGAACTCGGATCGTCAAAAGGCGCTCGACGCCGCCCTCGCGCAGATTGATCGCGCGTTCGGCAAGGGCTCGGCAATGAAGCTGGGCCAGAAGGAGGCGATGAAGGTCGAGGTGGTGTCGACCGGCAGCCTCGGGCTGGACATTGCGCTTGGCGTCGGCGGCTTGCCGCGCGGCCGTATTGTCGAGATCTTCGGCCCGGAATCCTCGGGCAAGACCACGCTCGCGCTACACGCCATTGCTGAGGCGCAGAAGGCGGGCGGCATGGCCGCGTTCGTCGACGCGGAACACGCGCTTGATCCCAGCTATGCCAAGAAGCTTGGCGTCGACATTGATGAGCTGATCGTTTCCCAGCCCGACACCGGCGAGCAGGCGCTGGAAATCGTCGACACGCTGGTGCGCTCCAACGCCATCGACGTGCTGGTGGTCGACTCGGTCGCCGCGCTGGTGCCGCGTGCGGAAATCGAGGGTGAGATGGGCGACAGCCACGTCGGCCTCCAGGCCCGCCTGATGAGCCAGGCGCTGCGCAAGCTGACCGGCACGATCAGCCGTTCGCGCTGCCTCGTCATCTTCATCAACCAGATCCGCATGAAGATCGGTGTGATGTACGGCTCGCCCGAGACCACGACCGGCGGCAATGCGCTGAAGTTCTACGCCTCCGTGCGTCTCGACGTGCGCCGCACCGGCTCGATCAAGGATCGTGACGAGGCGACCGGCAACCAGACCCGCGTGAAGGTGGTGAAGAACAAGGTCGCGCCGCCGTTCAAGCAGGTCGAGTTCGACATCATGTTCGGCGAAGGCATTTCCAAGCTCGGCGAGGTCATCGACCTTGGCGTGAAGGCCGGGCTCGTCGAAAAGTCCGGTTCCTGGTTCAGCTATGATTCGATCCGCATCGGCCAGGGCCGGGAGAATGCGAAGAATTACCTGCGGGAGAACAAGGAAGTCGCAGAGCGTCTGGAGCGGTCCATCCGCATGCGCCAGGAAGGCCTCAGCGAGGAGCTGATGGCTGGTCCGTCGGAAGACGACGACATCTGA
- a CDS encoding DUF4440 domain-containing protein translates to MEDARIWSFEKSLWTGDADVYRELVDDECVMVLPAQPFVYKSDAAIEAVANTPRWSDVDFSEQQVMRPQEGLITIAYKAAAHRDGEDYVAYCTTTMRRLEHDVWRVVQHQQTLPPIAGGAAEG, encoded by the coding sequence ATGGAAGACGCACGCATCTGGAGCTTCGAGAAGAGCCTGTGGACCGGCGACGCGGATGTCTATCGCGAGCTGGTCGATGATGAATGCGTCATGGTGCTGCCGGCGCAACCCTTCGTGTACAAGTCAGACGCCGCGATCGAGGCGGTGGCGAATACACCCCGCTGGTCGGATGTCGACTTCAGCGAACAGCAGGTGATGCGCCCGCAGGAAGGGCTGATCACCATCGCATACAAGGCAGCGGCTCACCGCGATGGCGAGGATTATGTCGCTTATTGCACCACCACGATGCGGCGGCTGGAGCATGATGTCTGGCGGGTGGTTCAGCATCAACAGACGCTGCCCCCGATCGCGGGCGGCGCCGCCGAAGGCTGA
- a CDS encoding dicarboxylate/amino acid:cation symporter, whose product MAKRLTLYIMIGLVAGIVLGLSLNGLIDDGSPAAAARLSEIAGYFSIVTAVFLRLIKMIIAPLVFATLVAGIAHMGDTAALGRIGIRAVGWFICASLVSLTLGLFLVNLFQPGVGLDFPIPPVTEASGVEKAAFNLKDFFTHVFPASGIDAMAKNEILQIVIFSIFIGVAITAVGEKAAPLVRGIEALVQVMLTVTNYVMRLAPLAVFAAVTGTLAERGPSIIGNLAYFMGTFYLGMIILWLLLIGICYVIVGRRTTLLVRYVREPLLLAFSTASSEAAYPRTLEALDKFGVPPRIASFVLPLGYSFNLDGSMIYMTFATIFIAQAYGIDLSLGQEITMLLVLMITSKGIAGVPRASLVVIAATLGFFNIPEAGLLLILGIDHFLDMGRSATNVVGNAVASAVIAKWEGKLDPLEPDAIEGPAAPSGHGPAHATDSLHDTPSLGTADRHA is encoded by the coding sequence ATGGCCAAGCGGCTGACCCTGTATATCATGATCGGCCTGGTGGCGGGAATCGTGCTCGGCCTGTCGCTGAACGGGCTGATCGACGATGGCTCGCCGGCCGCCGCCGCCCGGCTGAGCGAGATCGCCGGCTATTTCTCGATCGTCACGGCGGTGTTCCTGCGGCTGATCAAGATGATCATCGCGCCTCTGGTCTTCGCGACCCTCGTGGCGGGCATCGCGCATATGGGCGACACCGCGGCGCTGGGGCGGATCGGCATCCGCGCGGTCGGTTGGTTCATCTGTGCCAGCCTGGTCAGCCTCACGCTCGGCCTGTTCCTCGTGAACCTGTTTCAGCCGGGCGTCGGCCTCGATTTCCCGATCCCGCCGGTGACCGAGGCAAGCGGGGTGGAAAAGGCGGCCTTCAACCTGAAGGACTTCTTCACCCACGTCTTCCCCGCTTCCGGCATCGACGCGATGGCGAAGAATGAGATTCTCCAGATCGTGATCTTCTCGATCTTCATCGGCGTCGCCATCACGGCGGTGGGCGAGAAGGCCGCGCCGCTGGTGCGCGGGATCGAGGCGCTGGTGCAGGTGATGCTGACCGTCACCAATTATGTCATGCGCTTGGCACCCCTCGCGGTGTTCGCCGCGGTGACCGGCACGTTGGCCGAGCGCGGACCGTCGATCATCGGCAATCTCGCCTATTTCATGGGCACCTTCTACCTTGGCATGATCATCCTGTGGCTGCTGCTGATCGGCATTTGCTACGTGATCGTTGGCCGCCGCACGACCTTGCTGGTGCGCTATGTGCGCGAGCCGCTGCTGCTCGCCTTCTCCACCGCGTCGTCCGAAGCGGCCTATCCGCGCACGCTGGAGGCGCTGGACAAGTTCGGCGTGCCGCCGCGCATTGCCAGCTTCGTGCTGCCGCTGGGATATAGCTTCAACCTCGACGGCTCGATGATCTACATGACCTTCGCGACGATCTTCATCGCGCAGGCCTATGGCATCGATCTCAGCCTCGGGCAGGAGATCACCATGCTGCTGGTGCTGATGATCACCAGCAAGGGGATCGCCGGCGTGCCGCGCGCCAGCCTGGTGGTGATTGCGGCAACGCTTGGCTTTTTCAACATCCCGGAGGCCGGGCTGCTGCTGATCCTGGGGATCGACCATTTCCTCGACATGGGCCGTTCCGCCACCAACGTCGTCGGCAATGCGGTGGCGAGCGCGGTGATCGCGAAATGGGAGGGCAAGCTCGATCCGCTCGAGCCGGATGCCATCGAGGGCCCCGCCGCGCCGAGCGGGCATGGCCCGGCGCATGCCACGGACAGCCTGCACGACACGCCGTCGCTCGGCACGGCCGACCGGCACGCCTGA
- a CDS encoding bifunctional 2-polyprenyl-6-hydroxyphenol methylase/3-demethylubiquinol 3-O-methyltransferase UbiG has product MPDSHDIRVTVAALSLCQSARHIRFDNERTMFMTAAPDWQTRVGDVWAAEWRRTDRSFAALSRQLDAAILALAPETGHAVDLGCGAGVTSLALAAARPGLDILGVDLSAALIAVAQERAAQHGLDNLRFATGMVPQALDAHAPFDLAVSRHGVMFFDDPAAAFRGIAAALSPGAPLVFSCFRGAAENPWASRTIAAIGGRLDSPIGYAPGPFAFADPDRVERLLLDAGFVDVALTPTDYLYRAGEGRDAAGDAADFFRRIGPVSRALAEAADADRPALLERLRVVLAEQVTGEVLDFPAAAWIVTAHARGKAT; this is encoded by the coding sequence ATGCCCGACAGCCACGACATCCGCGTCACCGTCGCTGCCCTTTCCCTTTGCCAGTCGGCACGGCACATCCGTTTCGACAATGAAAGGACCATGTTCATGACCGCCGCTCCTGACTGGCAGACTCGTGTCGGCGACGTCTGGGCCGCCGAGTGGCGCCGTACGGATCGCAGCTTCGCCGCGCTCTCGCGCCAGCTTGACGCCGCTATCCTCGCCCTCGCTCCCGAAACCGGCCATGCCGTCGATCTGGGCTGCGGCGCCGGGGTCACCAGCCTCGCCTTGGCTGCGGCACGCCCTGGACTCGACATCCTGGGTGTCGATCTTTCCGCCGCCCTGATTGCCGTGGCGCAGGAGCGGGCGGCGCAGCATGGGCTGGATAATCTGCGCTTCGCCACCGGCATGGTGCCGCAGGCGCTGGATGCCCATGCCCCGTTTGACCTGGCCGTCTCGCGTCACGGCGTCATGTTCTTCGATGATCCCGCCGCCGCCTTCCGCGGCATTGCGGCGGCCCTGAGCCCGGGAGCGCCTCTGGTCTTCTCCTGCTTCCGTGGCGCGGCAGAGAACCCCTGGGCCTCGCGCACCATCGCGGCAATCGGCGGCCGGCTCGATTCACCGATCGGCTACGCTCCCGGTCCCTTTGCCTTTGCCGATCCTGATCGGGTGGAACGGCTGCTGCTGGACGCCGGCTTCGTCGATGTGGCGCTGACGCCCACCGATTATCTTTATCGTGCCGGCGAGGGGCGGGACGCCGCCGGCGATGCTGCCGATTTCTTCCGGCGCATCGGCCCCGTGTCCCGCGCGCTTGCCGAAGCCGCTGATGCCGACCGCCCGGCACTGCTGGAGCGGTTGCGCGTTGTGCTTGCCGAACAGGTGACGGGGGAGGTGCTGGACTTTCCCGCCGCTGCCTGGATCGTCACGGCGCACGCGCGGGGGAAAGCCACATGA
- the alaS gene encoding alanine--tRNA ligase — protein sequence MTSTNDIRRSFLDYFGSAGHSIVPSAPLVPQNDPTLMFVNAGMVPFKNVFTGLETRPYSTAVSAQKCVRAGGKHNDLDNVGYTARHHTFFEMLGNFSFGDYFKEQAITHAWTLLTKEWGLPADKLTATVYHTDDQAFDLWKKIAGLPDHRIIRIPTKDNFWAMGSDGPCGPCSEIFYDHGDHIPGGPPGSPDEDGDRFVEVWNLVFMQFLQEADTIVGDLPRPSIDTGMGLERIAAVMQGVHDNYDTDTFKALIAASGALTHTPTTGDNQASHRVIADHLRTSGFLVADGVLPANDGRGYVLRRIMRRAMRHAHLLGAKEPLMHRLVPALVAEMGAAYPELVRAQPLIEATLQQEETRFRQTLDKGLKLLDEATAGMKPGDVLPGETAFKLYDTFGFPYDLTEDALRAQSFGVDRLGFDAAMAEQKRAARAAWKGSGAKASDELWFDLAEEVGATEFTGYASDVGEGVVLALVKDGTRVQKAAAGDEVDVIVNQTPFYGESGGQVGDAGTIGSDNGLAAEVRDTSKQLGKLWVHHATLSAGEIKVGDTVKLAIDVARRAAIRANHSATHLLHEALRKRLGTHVAQKGSLVAPDRLRFDVSHSSAMSAEELADAEAAVNAKIRQNGAVTTRLMTPDDAIAMGAMALFGEKYGDEVRVVSMGTADGGETYSIELCGGTHVNALGDIGLFKVIGEGAVSSGVRRVEALTGEAARAYLSARDDKLREAASALRTTPDEVPGRVASLLEEKRRLERELAEAKKALAMGGGAGGAPAGPESVGGVAFVGQVLNGFEAKGLRGAVDDAKKRIGSGVAALVAVNDGRATVAVGVTDDLVATYNAVDLVKRAVAAVGGHGGGGRPDMAQGGGPDGDKADEALSAVRVALEEAKAVA from the coding sequence ATGACCTCGACGAATGACATCCGCCGCAGCTTCCTCGATTACTTCGGCTCGGCCGGGCACAGCATCGTGCCCTCGGCGCCCCTGGTGCCGCAGAACGATCCCACGTTGATGTTCGTCAACGCGGGCATGGTGCCGTTCAAGAATGTCTTCACCGGGCTCGAGACCCGCCCTTATTCCACCGCGGTCAGCGCGCAGAAGTGCGTGCGCGCGGGCGGCAAGCACAATGATCTCGACAATGTCGGCTATACCGCCCGGCATCACACCTTCTTCGAGATGCTCGGCAATTTCTCGTTCGGCGATTACTTCAAGGAACAGGCGATCACCCACGCCTGGACGCTGCTGACCAAGGAATGGGGGCTCCCCGCCGATAAGCTGACCGCAACCGTCTATCACACCGACGATCAGGCATTCGATTTGTGGAAGAAGATCGCCGGTCTTCCCGATCACCGCATCATTCGCATCCCGACCAAGGACAATTTCTGGGCGATGGGCTCGGATGGTCCGTGCGGGCCGTGCAGTGAAATCTTCTACGATCATGGCGATCATATCCCTGGTGGCCCTCCCGGCTCGCCGGACGAGGATGGCGACCGCTTCGTCGAGGTGTGGAACCTCGTCTTCATGCAATTCCTGCAGGAAGCCGACACGATCGTCGGCGATCTGCCGCGCCCGTCCATCGACACCGGCATGGGGCTGGAGCGGATCGCAGCCGTCATGCAGGGCGTGCACGACAATTATGATACGGACACGTTCAAGGCGCTGATCGCCGCGTCGGGGGCGCTGACCCATACGCCGACGACCGGGGACAATCAGGCGAGCCACCGCGTGATCGCCGATCACCTGCGCACGTCCGGCTTCCTCGTCGCCGATGGCGTGCTGCCGGCCAACGACGGTCGCGGCTACGTTCTTCGTCGCATCATGCGCCGCGCGATGCGCCATGCGCATCTGCTCGGCGCCAAGGAGCCGTTGATGCACCGCCTGGTGCCGGCGCTGGTCGCCGAGATGGGCGCCGCTTACCCTGAACTCGTCCGCGCCCAGCCGCTGATCGAGGCGACGTTGCAGCAGGAGGAAACGCGCTTCCGCCAGACGCTCGACAAGGGCCTGAAGCTGCTCGACGAGGCGACGGCGGGCATGAAGCCGGGCGACGTGCTGCCGGGCGAAACCGCGTTCAAGCTCTACGACACCTTCGGCTTCCCCTATGATCTGACGGAAGACGCGCTGCGCGCCCAGTCGTTCGGCGTCGACCGGCTCGGCTTTGACGCCGCCATGGCCGAGCAGAAGCGCGCCGCTCGTGCTGCGTGGAAGGGTTCGGGTGCCAAGGCGTCCGACGAATTGTGGTTCGACCTTGCCGAGGAAGTCGGCGCGACCGAGTTCACCGGCTATGCCAGCGATGTGGGCGAGGGCGTGGTGCTTGCGCTCGTCAAGGATGGCACGCGGGTGCAGAAGGCGGCGGCCGGCGACGAGGTCGACGTGATCGTCAACCAGACGCCCTTTTATGGCGAAAGTGGCGGGCAGGTCGGTGATGCCGGCACGATCGGCAGCGACAATGGCCTGGCTGCCGAAGTGCGCGATACGTCCAAGCAGCTCGGCAAGCTCTGGGTCCATCACGCGACGCTCAGCGCCGGCGAGATCAAGGTCGGCGATACGGTGAAGCTCGCGATCGACGTCGCCCGCCGCGCCGCGATCCGCGCCAACCATTCCGCCACTCACCTGCTGCATGAGGCTTTGCGCAAGCGGCTCGGCACCCATGTCGCGCAGAAGGGCTCGCTTGTTGCGCCCGATCGCCTGCGTTTCGACGTCAGCCATTCAAGTGCGATGAGCGCCGAGGAACTGGCCGATGCCGAAGCTGCGGTGAACGCCAAGATCCGCCAGAACGGCGCCGTCACCACCCGGCTGATGACGCCGGACGATGCGATCGCGATGGGCGCGATGGCGCTGTTCGGCGAAAAGTACGGCGACGAGGTTCGCGTCGTGTCGATGGGCACCGCGGATGGCGGCGAAACCTATTCGATCGAGCTTTGCGGCGGCACCCATGTCAATGCGCTGGGCGACATCGGCCTGTTCAAGGTGATCGGCGAAGGTGCGGTTTCGTCTGGCGTCCGCCGGGTCGAGGCGCTGACCGGCGAGGCCGCGCGTGCCTATCTCTCGGCTCGCGACGACAAGCTGCGCGAGGCCGCGTCTGCGCTGCGTACCACGCCTGATGAGGTGCCGGGCCGCGTCGCGTCGCTGCTGGAGGAGAAGCGCCGGCTGGAGCGTGAGCTTGCCGAGGCCAAGAAGGCATTGGCGATGGGCGGCGGCGCCGGTGGTGCGCCGGCCGGTCCGGAAAGTGTCGGCGGCGTGGCATTTGTCGGCCAAGTGCTGAACGGCTTCGAGGCCAAGGGTCTGCGCGGCGCTGTGGACGATGCCAAGAAGCGGATCGGCTCGGGTGTCGCGGCGCTGGTCGCGGTGAACGATGGCCGCGCGACCGTCGCGGTTGGCGTCACGGATGATCTGGTCGCTACCTACAATGCGGTCGATCTGGTGAAGCGCGCCGTGGCGGCGGTCGGTGGCCACGGCGGCGGCGGGCGGCCCGACATGGCGCAGGGCGGCGGCCCGGATGGTGACAAGGCCGATGAGGCGCTGTCGGCAGTGCGCGTGGCGCTGGAAGAGGCAAAAGCGGTCGCCTGA
- a CDS encoding YnfA family protein, producing the protein MSLFAFIGAAVAEIAGCFSFWAWLRLDRSPWWLVPGVAALCLFAYLLTLVDADHAGRTYAIYGGVYIATALVWLWLAEGVRPDRWDLTGAGICLVGAATILWGPRS; encoded by the coding sequence ATGTCCCTTTTTGCCTTTATCGGTGCGGCCGTGGCGGAGATTGCCGGCTGCTTCAGCTTCTGGGCATGGCTGAGGCTCGATCGGTCGCCGTGGTGGCTGGTGCCCGGTGTCGCCGCCCTGTGCCTCTTCGCCTATCTGCTGACGCTGGTGGATGCCGATCACGCCGGCCGCACCTATGCCATTTACGGCGGCGTCTATATCGCCACGGCATTGGTGTGGCTCTGGCTGGCGGAGGGCGTGCGGCCGGATCGCTGGGACTTGACCGGTGCCGGTATCTGCCTGGTCGGTGCGGCGACCATCCTGTGGGGGCCGCGCAGCTAG
- a CDS encoding lytic transglycosylase domain-containing protein, producing MTPAVAAAEPSAARGAATSAMPSLPSQLTAEQRTQYRAVFAAIREERWQDAQIGLDAMAPGPLHSYARAELYTAKGSPRIELDPLVRLLTEAPELPQAEAIARLAKVRGAAELPQLPVHQRLIWQDGAPIRVRAKATRSDAIAADLADRMQPYVKGDMGREAEALLESTGGLTPEATTEWQSRVAWIYFLQGLDGDARRLGDKAAAGQGDWATHARWTSALAAWRQNDCAAAAEGFQSVSASAGDTDMRAAGLYWASRADMTCGRPDRIEARLKSAAQYGETFYGQLARQSLGMQTAAVKPQKVTSDWANLERRPNVRVAAALAEIGETEAADQVIRQQAKIGPATEFASLMRVTEQMNLPASVVWLAHNCPQGFVATAETRYPTPNWTPDTGWRIDKALVYAHTLQESGFRNKVVSPAGAYGLMQIMPAAATDYMRERGISVDKSALTRPSTNIDIGQRHLEKLRDMGLTQGLLPKVIAAYNAGPKPVGEWNSLVRDNGDPLLYIESIPYWETRGYVVTVMRNYWMYEGQTGRKQSVSRAALAQGMWPRFPGMKGDPAIRIANRPAGNTVAANAAVSPASTTTVASAP from the coding sequence ATGACGCCGGCGGTGGCTGCTGCCGAGCCGTCGGCGGCGCGTGGTGCCGCCACTTCGGCCATGCCCTCGCTCCCTTCGCAGCTCACCGCCGAGCAGCGTACCCAGTATCGCGCGGTCTTCGCCGCCATCCGCGAAGAGCGCTGGCAGGACGCTCAGATCGGGCTGGACGCAATGGCGCCCGGGCCCTTGCACAGCTACGCCCGCGCCGAGCTCTACACGGCCAAGGGCTCGCCCCGTATCGAGCTCGACCCGCTCGTCCGCCTCCTGACCGAGGCGCCGGAACTGCCGCAGGCGGAGGCGATTGCCCGCCTTGCCAAGGTGCGCGGTGCCGCGGAGCTGCCGCAGCTTCCCGTGCATCAGCGGCTCATCTGGCAGGACGGCGCCCCGATCCGCGTTCGTGCCAAGGCCACCCGCAGCGATGCGATCGCCGCCGACCTCGCCGATCGCATGCAGCCGTATGTGAAAGGCGACATGGGGCGGGAGGCCGAGGCCCTGCTCGAGTCCACCGGCGGCCTGACGCCCGAAGCGACCACCGAATGGCAATCGCGCGTGGCGTGGATCTATTTCCTTCAGGGGCTGGACGGCGATGCGCGTCGCCTGGGAGACAAGGCGGCCGCAGGGCAGGGCGATTGGGCCACCCATGCGCGCTGGACCTCCGCGCTCGCGGCCTGGCGGCAGAATGATTGCGCCGCTGCGGCGGAGGGCTTCCAGTCCGTCTCGGCCAGTGCCGGCGATACCGACATGCGCGCCGCCGGCCTCTACTGGGCGAGCCGCGCAGACATGACCTGCGGCCGTCCGGACCGGATCGAGGCGCGGCTGAAGAGTGCGGCGCAATATGGCGAGACCTTCTACGGCCAGCTGGCGCGCCAGTCGCTCGGCATGCAGACCGCGGCGGTCAAGCCGCAGAAGGTGACCAGCGACTGGGCGAACCTGGAGCGTCGGCCGAATGTACGCGTCGCGGCGGCACTGGCGGAGATCGGCGAAACCGAGGCCGCCGATCAGGTGATCCGTCAGCAGGCGAAGATCGGCCCGGCGACGGAGTTCGCCAGCCTGATGCGCGTGACGGAGCAGATGAACCTGCCGGCGAGCGTGGTCTGGCTTGCGCATAACTGCCCGCAGGGTTTCGTCGCCACGGCGGAGACGCGTTATCCCACGCCGAACTGGACGCCCGACACCGGCTGGCGGATCGACAAGGCACTGGTCTACGCCCATACGCTGCAGGAATCGGGCTTCCGCAACAAGGTGGTGTCGCCGGCCGGCGCTTATGGCCTGATGCAGATCATGCCCGCCGCCGCGACCGATTACATGCGCGAGCGCGGCATATCGGTCGACAAGTCGGCGCTGACCCGCCCGTCGACCAATATCGACATCGGTCAGCGGCACCTGGAAAAACTGCGTGACATGGGGCTGACCCAGGGCCTGCTGCCCAAGGTGATCGCTGCCTATAATGCCGGGCCGAAGCCGGTCGGCGAGTGGAACTCGCTGGTTCGCGACAATGGCGATCCGCTGCTTTACATCGAAAGCATCCCTTATTGGGAGACGCGTGGCTATGTCGTCACCGTCATGCGCAATTACTGGATGTATGAGGGGCAGACCGGGCGCAAGCAGTCGGTCAGCCGCGCTGCACTCGCGCAGGGCATGTGGCCGCGTTTTCCTGGCATGAAGGGCGATCCGGCGATCCGCATCGCCAATCGCCCGGCGGGGAACACGGTTGCTGCCAATGCCGCCGTATCCCCCGCATCGACCACCACGGTCGCTAGCGCGCCCTGA
- a CDS encoding uracil-DNA glycosylase, whose product MGADQNIEWRQAAASAMEWWRDAGVDVLVGDEPFDWLTPEPAELVAPLAPLSPALASLAPAARAGEAAPSPNVAMPAAIAELLTWRTGSAAPEAGWGVPLIPATGPADADIMILIDCPERDSSDSLLGGAAGRLFDRMLAAIGRSRADVHLASLCAARPAAGRLPRDMESQLADIARHHVALAAPRRLLVMGDAASRAILSANVMQARGRLHALNHKKDSQGEVVASFHPRMLLERPALKAEAWKDLQMLMGGLK is encoded by the coding sequence CGATGCCGGCGTGGACGTGCTGGTTGGCGACGAACCGTTCGACTGGCTCACGCCCGAGCCGGCGGAGCTCGTGGCCCCGCTCGCCCCGCTATCGCCCGCCCTCGCATCACTCGCCCCGGCGGCCCGCGCGGGCGAGGCGGCGCCGTCGCCGAACGTCGCGATGCCGGCCGCCATTGCCGAGCTGCTGACATGGCGCACGGGCAGCGCTGCGCCGGAGGCAGGCTGGGGCGTGCCACTGATCCCGGCGACCGGCCCGGCGGACGCCGACATCATGATCCTGATCGACTGCCCCGAGCGCGATTCGTCTGATTCGCTGCTCGGCGGAGCTGCCGGTCGCCTGTTCGACCGCATGCTGGCGGCGATCGGTCGCAGCCGCGCCGATGTCCATCTCGCCAGCCTGTGTGCCGCCCGTCCGGCAGCCGGTCGTCTGCCGCGGGACATGGAGAGCCAGCTCGCGGACATCGCGCGCCATCACGTCGCTCTTGCGGCGCCGCGGCGGCTGCTCGTGATGGGTGATGCGGCGAGCCGTGCCATTCTGTCGGCGAATGTGATGCAGGCGCGCGGACGTTTGCACGCGCTTAACCATAAGAAGGACAGTCAGGGCGAGGTCGTGGCGAGCTTCCATCCGCGCATGCTGTTGGAGCGCCCCGCCCTGAAGGCCGAGGCTTGGAAAGATTTGCAGATGTTGATGGGGGGATTGAAGTGA
- a CDS encoding glutathione S-transferase family protein has translation MIIVHHLENSRSQRVLWMLEELALPYEVRRYERDKKTMLAPPELRKVHPLGKSPVIEDSGDGGRVIAETGAIVEYLVDKADGRLGAPANRTAALDYRYWLHYAEGSLMPPLLVTLVLSRVPLFGKTAQKRIRPWIETHLDFVEAHLSRHQWFAGDALTAADVMMSFPLEAARTRAGLNASRPATIAWLEKVHARPAYQAALRAGGLYDYA, from the coding sequence ATGATCATCGTTCACCATCTGGAAAATTCTCGGTCGCAGCGGGTGCTGTGGATGCTGGAGGAACTGGCGCTCCCCTATGAAGTGCGCCGCTACGAACGCGACAAGAAGACGATGCTCGCCCCGCCGGAGCTTCGCAAGGTGCATCCGCTCGGCAAGTCTCCGGTGATCGAGGACAGCGGCGATGGCGGGCGCGTGATCGCGGAAACAGGCGCGATCGTCGAATATCTGGTCGACAAGGCCGACGGTCGGCTCGGTGCGCCGGCGAACCGGACGGCGGCGCTCGATTACCGCTACTGGCTTCACTATGCCGAAGGCTCGCTGATGCCGCCGCTGCTCGTCACCCTGGTGCTCAGCCGCGTGCCCTTGTTCGGCAAGACGGCGCAGAAGCGGATCCGCCCCTGGATCGAGACCCATCTCGATTTCGTGGAGGCGCATCTGTCCAGGCATCAATGGTTCGCCGGCGATGCGCTCACCGCGGCAGACGTGATGATGAGCTTTCCGCTGGAGGCGGCACGCACTCGTGCCGGCCTGAATGCCTCCCGTCCCGCGACGATTGCCTGGCTGGAAAAGGTCCACGCTCGCCCGGCCTATCAGGCGGCGCTGCGCGCGGGAGGACTGTATGATTATGCCTGA